CATCTGTTAATTAGAACCCAAATGTCAACAGAACCTAGCGTAATTCTCATCTAAATGAAACGGAGGCAGATGGTTTTTCTTGGATTGTATCCAGGATCTCTTTAATCCCCAATTGTTTTGCTTCCGCCGGAGCCACTTTTCTCTTGGATGTCCCCCGCTGAACCTTACATAGCGGCCTTCAGCTTCGAGAAGGGCTGCACCGTCTCGTCACTCCATCCGTGTCAGGCTGCATCACCTTGTGTCCCAAGCAGCAAATCGTTGCTACGACACTCTCTGCATGGTTCCTATACGATTGTTATCCCAAATTTTCACGGTCTTGAGCATGATTTCCCAACCAGGAGCTATCATCGGAAATACCGCTCTTCAACTTGACTTTAATCATGTCTGGTGAATACTGTCCCCGAACACATAACTTCAAAGTTGGCAGCCCGCCGGGTCTTATCCTCCATTTTTACAGATGGAGCTCATTCTTCCCTCTCACCGACCAACAATCGCCGCCGAGCAATCTCTATGGACTGATGCAGTTTGGCTTGCAGAAGCTCACGGGGAGGCAGTACAGTCAGGTAATCCGCCACGCGAATATTGCTTCGGTCGAGCTGCAGCAACTCCACATGCTCTTCGTTTTTGCCGGCACACAAGATGAGGCCGATGGGCGTGTTCTCTCCCTCCACCTGTTCATATTTTTCCAGATAGCGAAGGTAAAGCTCCATCTGCCCTTTATAGGCAGCTTCAAATTCGCCGATTTTGAGGTCGATGGCCACGAGGCTCTTCAGCCGACGGTGGTAGAATAAGAGATCAATGTAATAATCACGGTTGTCGATGGTGATGCGCTTTTGCCGGGCCAGAAAGGCGAAATCACTACCCAACTCGATAAGGAATCGCTGCAGTTCGGCTACAATGGCCGACTCCAGATCCCTCTCGGAGTAGCAATCCGCCAATCCCAGGAAATCCAGCACATACGGATCGCGGAAAGCTAGATCACAAGAGAGCCTTCCTTCCTCCCGCAGCAGATACAGGTCCTGGCGTATGGTTTCCTCCGGCTTCCTCGATATGGCAGTGCGCTCAAAGAGCATGGACTTGATGCGTTCTTGTAACTGACGAACGCTCCAGTGTTCGAGACGGCAGATTTGTATGTAGAAGTCCCGTTTGAGCGGGTCGTCGATAAACATCACGGTTCGCAAATGCGACCAGGTCAATTCTCTACACAGTGTGTAGAGATTTTGCTCGTCCGAGAAAATCTCCGCAAATCGAAGACAATGCCACAAATGCTTTTCGCCCCAGCCCCTTCCATATTCGCGAGTCAGTTGTTTTGCCAATGTTGAGACAATCTGCTTGCCGTATTCAGCCCTCTCGCCCCTTAAGACCTCCGCGTTGATCCGCCATCCAATCTGCCAGTAGAGAAGAGTCAGCTCGGCATTGATCGTGGTTGCCACTCGTGCACGGGCAGCGTCGATCAATTGCCGAATGTCCTCCACCAGCGGCGTATGAGAAGGTAACGACACTTTGTTTTCAGTGCTCATGTAAGCGTGATCCTCCCATTTCTACAGTATTCCTGCATTTGATTCCCTGATCTTGAGGGCGTGTGTCTTGTCGTGGCAAGCTTTCAGAACGGCGATTTCGGCGTCCGGTTACTCCTACTATCACAGAGGACTATAAACGCCATTCCGACGATCCTGACAAGAAGATATTTTGCATGGATCAGCCATAGGAAACAAATTTTGGATATAGGAGTCAAGTTTGCGTTTCTGAGGAATACCTCAAAGCTATCCACACGTTAGGGTGTGCAAAAAGGGAGGAACGGTGTGAAGGCAATGATGATGTGTATGGCAACTCATACGGCGCTGATTCTGATGAGACAAGCAAAATTGGAGTTGTTTACCGCGTCTTAAAGACGTCGCGGCGATGGCTGAAAGTTTTGTTGGAGGATAGAGAATGATTCACAGAGTAGAGTCCCGCATAGTAAGTCAACATCATTTGTGCATTTTG
This region of Desulforhabdus amnigena genomic DNA includes:
- a CDS encoding PDDEXK nuclease domain-containing protein is translated as MSTENKVSLPSHTPLVEDIRQLIDAARARVATTINAELTLLYWQIGWRINAEVLRGERAEYGKQIVSTLAKQLTREYGRGWGEKHLWHCLRFAEIFSDEQNLYTLCRELTWSHLRTVMFIDDPLKRDFYIQICRLEHWSVRQLQERIKSMLFERTAISRKPEETIRQDLYLLREEGRLSCDLAFRDPYVLDFLGLADCYSERDLESAIVAELQRFLIELGSDFAFLARQKRITIDNRDYYIDLLFYHRRLKSLVAIDLKIGEFEAAYKGQMELYLRYLEKYEQVEGENTPIGLILCAGKNEEHVELLQLDRSNIRVADYLTVLPPRELLQAKLHQSIEIARRRLLVGEREE